A DNA window from bacterium (Candidatus Blackallbacteria) CG13_big_fil_rev_8_21_14_2_50_49_14 contains the following coding sequences:
- a CDS encoding tRNA pseudouridine(38-40) synthase TruA, which translates to MNQKIGLHLAYDGRKFQGYQIQPAQRTVQSELEKALQIVLGHPCPTLCAGRTDAGVHARAQFIHLETDTNFPVSRLAPALRPHLPDDLLVLQAFALPENFHARFSALTRRYRYFIKPQSKPDPFSFRYCWHYPYPVDLQRLIPLWKSLKGNYDFSAFCKSGSYRTQFEIEILEAKVTALDSGLIYLEIEAQSFLYNMVRTLVGTVLDIVRGRFPEDHLTQLLQAPERAKTGQTAPPQGLFLWNVNYPQEFELDLQDSAQKNLGLEFLY; encoded by the coding sequence ATGAATCAAAAAATAGGACTGCATCTCGCCTATGATGGCCGCAAATTTCAGGGGTACCAGATTCAACCGGCACAGAGAACAGTGCAATCTGAACTTGAAAAAGCACTGCAAATCGTATTGGGGCATCCTTGCCCAACCCTTTGCGCAGGCAGGACAGATGCAGGGGTACATGCGCGCGCCCAGTTTATCCATTTGGAAACTGATACGAATTTCCCTGTTTCACGCCTTGCACCTGCACTTCGCCCCCATTTACCTGATGATTTGCTTGTTTTACAGGCCTTTGCGCTTCCTGAAAACTTCCACGCCCGTTTTTCCGCCTTGACACGCCGCTATCGCTATTTTATCAAACCACAAAGCAAACCTGATCCCTTCAGCTTTCGCTATTGCTGGCATTATCCCTATCCCGTTGATCTTCAACGGCTCATCCCTCTCTGGAAGAGTTTGAAAGGAAATTATGATTTCAGTGCCTTTTGCAAATCGGGCTCCTATCGCACCCAATTTGAAATTGAGATCTTGGAAGCGAAGGTCACAGCCTTAGACTCTGGACTGATCTACCTTGAAATTGAAGCCCAAAGTTTTCTCTACAATATGGTGCGCACGTTGGTGGGAACAGTTTTGGATATCGTCAGAGGTCGGTTTCCAGAAGATCATCTCACGCAACTTCTGCAGGCTCCTGAACGGGCCAAAACAGGACAGACGGCCCCGCCACAGGGCCTGTTTCTTTGGAATGTCAATTATCCGCAAGAGTTTGAACTGGATCTTCAAGACTCAGCGCAAAAAAATCTGGGCTTGGAATTTTTGTATTGA
- the flhB gene encoding flagellar biosynthesis protein FlhB: protein MSEDKDSKTEDATPKRRSEARQKGQILKSKEVNTAALILVAAYALNWSGPHIYKTIFKYLQATFYEVPYIMHRFFQEDILAYGMKSVQVIFVMVGPIFGAVFATALIVEVVQVGILITGKPLKPQFERINPIKGFKRVFSLKSVVELIKSAVKTSIIGWVVYTTLRDHLPMIIYTIKNPIANAMEIAGTLIITIAKKAAVCMIIVAFIDYFYQRWEFEKSMRMSKQEVKDEYKQSEGDPLIKGKQKQKMRQMSMGQVRQAVPDASAVVSNPTHYAIGIRYEDGMGAPKVVAKGRDELAIYIKEVAKEHDIPIFEDPPLARGLYNSCELGDFIHPDFYMAIAKIIAFIMKQKGGAIAPPDETKPQPRAIRMGQTMSDEDRSKFSEDRESPDKPLE, encoded by the coding sequence TTGTCTGAAGATAAGGACTCGAAAACAGAGGACGCGACACCGAAACGCCGAAGTGAAGCCCGTCAGAAAGGGCAAATCCTCAAAAGTAAAGAAGTCAATACTGCTGCCTTGATCCTGGTGGCTGCTTATGCTTTGAATTGGTCCGGGCCACATATTTATAAAACCATTTTTAAATATTTGCAGGCCACCTTTTATGAAGTGCCCTATATCATGCACCGTTTCTTTCAGGAAGATATCCTGGCCTATGGCATGAAATCTGTACAGGTCATTTTTGTCATGGTAGGCCCCATCTTTGGTGCGGTTTTTGCGACGGCTTTGATTGTTGAGGTCGTTCAGGTCGGCATTTTGATAACGGGAAAACCTCTAAAGCCTCAGTTTGAACGTATTAATCCGATTAAGGGTTTTAAGCGTGTTTTTTCTTTGAAATCAGTCGTGGAATTGATTAAAAGTGCTGTAAAAACCTCAATTATTGGTTGGGTAGTCTATACCACCTTGCGCGATCATCTGCCCATGATTATTTATACGATTAAAAACCCGATTGCCAATGCTATGGAAATAGCTGGTACTTTGATCATTACGATTGCGAAAAAAGCTGCAGTCTGTATGATTATCGTGGCCTTTATTGATTATTTTTATCAGCGCTGGGAATTTGAAAAGTCGATGCGTATGTCCAAGCAGGAGGTCAAAGACGAATACAAACAATCTGAAGGTGACCCCCTGATCAAAGGCAAACAGAAACAGAAAATGCGCCAAATGAGTATGGGACAGGTTCGTCAGGCAGTCCCTGATGCTTCCGCTGTGGTTTCAAACCCTACTCACTATGCGATCGGGATTCGCTATGAAGATGGAATGGGCGCGCCCAAGGTGGTTGCCAAAGGCCGTGATGAATTGGCGATTTATATCAAAGAAGTAGCCAAAGAACATGATATTCCTATTTTCGAAGATCCGCCCCTGGCCCGTGGCTTGTATAACAGTTGCGAATTGGGGGATTTTATTCACCCTGATTTCTATATGGCGATCGCGAAAATTATTGCCTTTATCATGAAGCAAAAAGGGGGTGCGATTGCGCCGCCAGATGAGACCAAGCCTCAACCTCGTGCGATTCGTATGGGGCAGACCATGTCAGACGAAGACCGTTCCAAATTCAGCGAGGATCGGGAAAGCCCTGATAAGCCGCTGGAGTGA
- a CDS encoding YajQ family cyclic di-GMP-binding protein, translating to MAKESSFDIVSEFEFQELRNAVDQAKKEVQTRYDLKDALAEIELSEDIITLRSEDEMKLNSLREMLVKRVIARKLNPKILKFEETESSLGGKVKQVVTLIKAMDTETAKKVSKLIRDRFKNAKPTIQGESVRVFSKSKDDLQAVMQFLREQEDIEIPLVFNNYR from the coding sequence ATGGCAAAAGAATCTTCTTTTGATATCGTCAGTGAGTTTGAATTTCAAGAACTGAGAAATGCAGTGGATCAAGCCAAAAAAGAAGTTCAGACCCGTTATGATTTAAAAGACGCGCTGGCTGAAATTGAACTCAGTGAAGACATTATCACCCTGCGCTCAGAAGACGAAATGAAGCTGAACTCATTGCGAGAAATGCTCGTCAAGCGAGTCATTGCCCGCAAATTAAATCCGAAAATTTTAAAATTTGAAGAAACAGAATCCTCCTTGGGTGGCAAAGTAAAACAAGTGGTGACACTGATTAAAGCCATGGATACTGAAACCGCCAAAAAGGTTTCAAAACTGATTCGCGATCGGTTCAAAAACGCAAAGCCCACGATCCAAGGTGAATCTGTTCGGGTATTTTCAAAAAGCAAAGATGATTTGCAAGCCGTTATGCAGTTTTTGCGTGAACAGGAAGATATTGAAATTCCCCTGGTATTTAATAACTACCGCTAA
- a CDS encoding redox-regulated ATPase YchF yields the protein MSLGIGIVGLPNVGKSTLFNAITRAGAVAANFPFATIDKNIGVVAVPDDRLKKLSDVFTKGDRIPPIIPTTVEFVDIAGLVKGASKGEGLGNQFLSHIREVDAIAHVVRCFEDDNIIHVSGRVNPLEDIETINLELILSDMSTLERRIERIKKNTKGSKDKDQLAQLALAEEIYHRLEQGKPARSGEYEMEIPSDFGLLTSKPIIYVANVSEEYLNEDNEYVKQVKELAASEGAEVVKISAQIECELADLDAEEAKAYLDELGVSEPGLNRLIRMGYQILGLITFITSGEKEVRAWTVEAGSKAPQAAGKIHTDFEHGFIRAEVIPCPQLVEAGSYAEARNRGWIRTEGKEYIVQDGDVLHFLFNV from the coding sequence ATGAGTTTAGGAATTGGAATTGTGGGTTTACCCAATGTCGGTAAATCCACCCTCTTTAATGCAATTACCCGTGCAGGCGCGGTTGCCGCAAATTTCCCGTTTGCAACCATTGATAAAAACATAGGTGTTGTAGCGGTTCCCGATGATCGCTTGAAAAAACTTTCTGACGTCTTTACCAAAGGCGACCGAATCCCCCCGATTATTCCTACCACCGTAGAATTTGTCGATATTGCCGGCTTGGTCAAAGGGGCAAGCAAAGGAGAAGGTCTGGGCAACCAATTTCTTTCCCATATCCGTGAAGTAGATGCGATCGCACATGTGGTGCGTTGTTTTGAAGATGACAATATCATTCACGTTTCGGGCAGGGTTAATCCCCTGGAAGATATTGAAACCATCAATCTCGAATTGATTCTTTCGGATATGAGTACCCTGGAACGCAGAATTGAAAGAATTAAAAAAAATACAAAAGGCAGCAAAGACAAAGATCAACTGGCACAATTGGCCCTTGCCGAAGAAATCTATCACCGATTGGAACAGGGAAAACCTGCCCGCTCTGGGGAATACGAAATGGAAATCCCCAGTGATTTTGGTCTGCTAACCAGTAAGCCAATTATTTATGTCGCCAATGTATCTGAAGAATACTTGAATGAAGACAACGAATATGTCAAACAGGTCAAAGAACTGGCTGCCTCTGAAGGGGCTGAAGTCGTCAAAATCAGCGCACAAATTGAATGTGAATTGGCCGATTTGGATGCTGAAGAAGCGAAAGCCTATCTGGATGAATTGGGTGTCAGTGAGCCCGGCCTCAACCGTTTGATTCGCATGGGCTATCAAATCTTGGGACTGATTACTTTTATTACCTCTGGTGAAAAAGAAGTAAGGGCTTGGACAGTCGAAGCTGGCAGCAAAGCCCCACAGGCAGCCGGAAAAATTCATACCGATTTTGAACACGGCTTTATTCGTGCTGAAGTCATTCCCTGCCCTCAACTCGTGGAAGCAGGCAGCTACGCAGAAGCCCGTAACCGTGGCTGGATCAGAACAGAAGGAAAAGAATATATTGTTCAGGATGGAGATGTCCTGCATTTCCTCTTCAATGTCTAA
- a CDS encoding adenosylhomocysteinase — MTTAIETLQVQDYKVKDMSLAEWGRKEIRLAEAEMPGLMALRKEYGQIKPLKGARIAGCLHMTIQTAVLIETLVELGADVRWSSCNIFSTQDHAAAAIAAAGVPVFAWKGMNEEEFDWCIEQTLFFDNQKKENPLNMILDDGGDLTNMVLDRYPELVAGIHGISEETTTGVHRLYERVQKGTLPVPAINVNDSVTKSKFDNKYGCKESAVDAIRRATDIMIAGKVAVVAGYGDVGKGTAASLRGAGARVIVTEIDPICALQASMDGYAVKKMDDAVKEADIIVTATGNRDIITDRHFHAMKDKAIVCNIGHFDIEIDMAWLNKNYGHSKDQIKPQVDMYTLDGKDILILAEGRLVNLGCATGHPSFVMSNSFTNQVLAQMELWQHPENYEKQVYMLPKHLDEKVARLHLAKLGVELDVLSQDQASYLGLDVAGPYKPEFYRY; from the coding sequence ATGACCACAGCAATTGAAACCCTGCAGGTGCAGGACTATAAAGTAAAAGACATGTCTCTTGCGGAATGGGGACGTAAAGAAATTCGCCTGGCTGAAGCCGAAATGCCTGGTTTGATGGCCTTGCGTAAAGAGTATGGGCAAATCAAACCTTTGAAAGGTGCACGCATCGCTGGTTGTTTGCATATGACCATTCAAACAGCTGTTTTAATTGAAACCCTGGTGGAACTGGGAGCGGATGTTCGCTGGTCTTCCTGTAATATTTTTTCAACCCAGGATCATGCTGCCGCAGCGATTGCAGCGGCTGGAGTTCCGGTTTTTGCCTGGAAGGGCATGAACGAAGAAGAATTTGATTGGTGTATTGAACAAACGCTGTTCTTTGACAATCAGAAGAAAGAAAATCCCCTGAATATGATTTTGGATGATGGAGGCGATTTAACCAATATGGTTTTGGATCGCTATCCAGAGCTGGTCGCAGGTATTCATGGTATCTCCGAAGAAACCACCACGGGTGTTCACCGTCTGTATGAGCGCGTTCAGAAAGGTACCTTGCCTGTTCCTGCCATCAATGTCAATGATTCAGTCACCAAGTCAAAATTTGATAATAAATATGGCTGTAAAGAATCTGCCGTCGACGCTATTCGCCGTGCGACAGATATTATGATTGCCGGTAAAGTGGCTGTGGTTGCGGGCTATGGCGATGTAGGCAAAGGCACAGCAGCTTCGCTTCGCGGCGCAGGTGCCCGCGTCATCGTCACTGAGATTGATCCCATCTGTGCTTTGCAGGCTTCAATGGATGGATATGCCGTTAAAAAAATGGATGATGCCGTCAAAGAAGCGGATATTATTGTTACGGCGACAGGAAACCGCGATATCATCACCGATCGTCATTTCCATGCCATGAAAGACAAGGCGATTGTCTGCAATATAGGCCATTTTGATATTGAGATTGATATGGCTTGGTTAAACAAAAACTATGGCCATAGCAAAGATCAGATCAAACCCCAAGTGGATATGTATACCCTGGATGGAAAAGACATTCTGATTCTCGCGGAAGGGCGTCTTGTCAATCTGGGCTGTGCGACAGGCCATCCTTCTTTTGTGATGTCGAATTCCTTTACCAATCAGGTTTTGGCTCAGATGGAGCTTTGGCAGCATCCTGAAAATTATGAAAAGCAAGTCTATATGTTGCCCAAGCATCTTGATGAAAAGGTTGCCCGTTTGCATTTGGCCAAACTGGGGGTTGAACTCGATGTTTTGTCTCAGGATCAGGCCAGTTATCTGGGTCTGGATGTAGCGGGTCCCTATAAACCCGAGTTTTACCGTTACTAA
- the tig gene encoding trigger factor: MNVDKSEETVKVTVEKQEGNKIHLEVALEGKPLEEAYHQALNYYGRSLKLKGFRKGKVPLNLVEQNLDTDQVKRDLFQRAMGDSYHQALAEQQIESIAEPVIEAVQAEIGKDFIYKAIVEVRPEVVLGDYKGLTAAIPSEETLTDEKIDEQIQHLRREHAVLLPVDNRPAQLGDLMTLHVDASIEGESVDLGESKDMTLELREDSFVKGFSDHVVGLNVDEKKSFDLTFPEDYYVEDLRGKQIHFDVHVHEIKEVELPEVDDDFASTVHSELENLEELNERIRKELSEAIEEQNEVQKQQKLLDKVVSNAQVEIPDSMLQRELYAMWQMSEGSQLANAKVGEQTLRASLMHWMQREELKETARQRIKTTLVLGAIAREEGISISQEEVDAEIQELAETHEIPVEQVKAQLEQENRMVALMDELLSFKIIDWVMENNDIVVSEELSQAEEAAKTADAPAESQEAPVEQSV; encoded by the coding sequence ATCAATGTCGACAAATCGGAGGAAACTGTGAAAGTTACTGTCGAAAAGCAAGAAGGAAATAAAATCCATCTGGAAGTTGCATTAGAGGGCAAACCTCTTGAAGAAGCCTACCATCAAGCCCTCAATTATTATGGCCGGAGCCTGAAATTGAAAGGTTTCCGCAAGGGGAAAGTCCCCCTGAATCTGGTAGAGCAAAATCTGGATACAGATCAGGTCAAGCGCGATTTATTTCAGCGCGCCATGGGTGATTCCTATCATCAAGCCCTGGCTGAACAACAGATTGAATCAATTGCTGAACCCGTCATCGAGGCCGTTCAGGCCGAAATCGGCAAAGATTTTATCTACAAGGCCATTGTTGAAGTCCGTCCTGAAGTCGTTTTGGGTGATTATAAGGGCTTAACTGCCGCGATTCCTTCCGAAGAAACCCTGACTGACGAGAAAATCGACGAACAGATCCAACACCTGCGCCGGGAACATGCTGTTCTCCTGCCCGTTGATAATCGTCCGGCCCAATTGGGTGACTTAATGACCTTGCATGTCGATGCATCCATTGAAGGTGAATCCGTTGATCTGGGTGAATCCAAAGATATGACCCTGGAACTACGTGAAGACAGCTTTGTAAAAGGCTTCTCCGATCATGTGGTGGGACTGAATGTCGATGAGAAAAAATCTTTTGATTTGACCTTCCCAGAAGATTATTACGTCGAAGATCTGCGTGGAAAGCAAATTCACTTTGATGTGCATGTGCATGAAATCAAAGAAGTTGAATTGCCTGAAGTGGATGATGACTTCGCCAGCACCGTTCACAGCGAGCTTGAAAATCTGGAAGAGCTCAATGAGCGGATTCGCAAAGAACTTTCTGAAGCCATTGAAGAACAAAACGAAGTTCAGAAACAACAAAAATTGTTGGACAAAGTGGTTTCCAATGCGCAGGTTGAAATCCCTGACTCCATGCTGCAACGTGAACTCTATGCCATGTGGCAAATGAGTGAAGGTTCTCAATTGGCCAACGCCAAAGTGGGCGAACAAACTCTGCGCGCATCTCTGATGCACTGGATGCAACGTGAAGAACTAAAAGAAACTGCACGTCAGCGCATTAAAACGACCCTGGTTCTGGGTGCCATTGCCCGTGAAGAAGGCATCAGCATCAGCCAGGAAGAAGTAGATGCTGAGATTCAGGAACTGGCTGAAACGCATGAAATTCCTGTTGAGCAGGTCAAAGCCCAACTTGAACAGGAAAATCGCATGGTTGCTCTGATGGATGAACTCTTGAGCTTCAAGATCATCGATTGGGTCATGGAAAACAACGATATCGTTGTCTCTGAAGAACTGAGCCAGGCAGAAGAAGCGGCGAAAACAGCCGATGCTCCTGCTGAAAGCCAAGAAGCTCCTGTAGAGCAGTCTGTCTAA
- a CDS encoding peptide ABC transporter permease (transports peptides consisting of two or three amino acids), producing MFRFLLRRLGLMALILLCVSFIVFISVRLIPGDPAQLMLGERATQEALERLREQLGLNKPFLVQYFSYLARIFTEGSLGDSIVTNNPVLVEIGQKFPATIELAFTSMLIAAFIGISVGILAAVYRNSWIDNLSMVGALTGVSMPIFWLGLLLMMIFSAQLGWVPLSGRLSIINDLEPITGFYLIDSLLAKDLFSFADALHHLILPAITLATVPTAIIARMTRASMLEVLEQDYVKTAKAKGVSQIRVVLHHALRNAAIPITTITGLQLGLLLSGAVLTETIYAWNGLGSYVVNAVNARDFPVVQGCVLIFAFTFVMINLLVDMSYFGLDPRIRDSGV from the coding sequence ATTTTCCGGTTTCTTTTACGCCGTTTGGGCCTGATGGCCCTGATTTTACTTTGTGTTTCGTTTATCGTATTTATTTCGGTGCGTTTGATTCCTGGAGATCCAGCCCAATTGATGTTGGGCGAACGTGCAACTCAAGAAGCCCTTGAGCGTTTACGTGAACAACTCGGACTGAACAAGCCTTTTTTAGTGCAATACTTCAGTTATCTAGCACGGATATTCACCGAAGGCAGCTTAGGAGATTCGATTGTCACCAACAATCCCGTTCTGGTTGAAATTGGCCAAAAATTCCCTGCGACAATTGAGTTGGCCTTCACGAGCATGCTGATTGCAGCGTTCATCGGAATTTCCGTAGGCATTCTCGCTGCGGTTTATAGAAACTCATGGATTGATAATCTCAGCATGGTGGGTGCCCTGACGGGCGTTTCAATGCCAATCTTTTGGCTGGGCCTGCTCTTGATGATGATCTTTTCAGCCCAATTGGGCTGGGTTCCCCTTTCGGGCCGCTTAAGTATCATCAATGATCTGGAGCCGATTACTGGCTTTTACCTGATCGACAGCCTGCTCGCGAAAGATCTGTTCTCCTTTGCTGATGCTTTACACCACTTAATCTTGCCTGCCATTACCCTGGCCACCGTTCCAACGGCCATTATTGCCCGCATGACCCGAGCCAGTATGCTTGAAGTGCTTGAACAGGATTATGTCAAAACAGCCAAAGCAAAGGGAGTTTCCCAAATACGCGTGGTTTTGCACCACGCTTTGCGCAATGCAGCCATCCCCATTACCACAATCACAGGTTTACAATTGGGATTGCTTCTCAGTGGGGCCGTCTTAACAGAAACCATTTATGCCTGGAACGGCTTAGGTTCCTATGTAGTAAATGCTGTCAATGCCCGTGATTTTCCTGTCGTTCAGGGCTGTGTTCTGATCTTTGCCTTTACCTTTGTCATGATCAATCTGCTCGTAGATATGAGCTATTTTGGGCTTGACCCAAGAATTCGTGACAGCGGCGTTTAA
- a CDS encoding stage V sporulation protein S has protein sequence MVQVLQVASSSQPSSVAGAIAGVIRERKLCELQAIGAGAINQTIKAIAIARGYLAPAGIELMCTPSFADIEINGEERTAIRFKVEIKS, from the coding sequence GTGGTTCAGGTATTGCAAGTTGCTTCTTCCTCACAACCCTCCTCTGTCGCTGGTGCTATTGCCGGTGTGATCAGAGAGAGAAAACTTTGCGAGCTTCAAGCGATTGGAGCTGGTGCAATCAATCAAACAATCAAGGCCATTGCCATTGCCCGTGGGTACCTGGCTCCAGCGGGTATTGAATTGATGTGTACCCCCTCTTTTGCCGATATTGAAATCAATGGCGAAGAGCGCACAGCCATTCGTTTTAAAGTTGAAATTAAAAGCTAA
- a CDS encoding response regulator: protein MSKIRKILYIDDNQSYLRLVIDLMEDTVVEVLTASDPHEGLRMAMVTPHLDLVLLDIDMPGLTGVDILSQLRGLKRTSQFPVIMLSARQDLATIKEIQSWGVRDYLLKPFPLSDLIQRIQFYLGRDIFERSLYA, encoded by the coding sequence ATGAGTAAAATCAGAAAAATATTATATATTGATGACAATCAGAGCTATTTACGTTTGGTCATTGACTTGATGGAGGATACGGTTGTTGAGGTATTAACGGCTTCAGATCCGCATGAGGGTCTGAGAATGGCGATGGTAACACCCCATCTGGACTTGGTTCTGTTGGATATTGATATGCCAGGTTTAACCGGAGTTGATATTTTGAGTCAGTTGCGTGGGTTAAAACGAACCTCTCAATTTCCTGTGATAATGCTCAGTGCCCGTCAGGATCTTGCAACCATAAAAGAAATTCAGTCGTGGGGGGTTAGAGATTACCTTTTAAAACCATTTCCCTTGAGTGATTTGATTCAGCGGATCCAATTTTATCTGGGACGTGATATCTTTGAAAGATCACTGTATGCCTAG
- a CDS encoding DNA-binding response regulator: MRVRVFQIALIEDDLAFASALQELLEMENYQVFHAATGAQAYALLQSRSFDLIISDMNLPDIQGIHLMKFIQTQLLNQTPYLFLSAKNEELDIVLGLELGAEDYITKPVQAPVLLARIRKILQRYYPLSPQPEHLGLSFRALNLIPETRQVFWQENEIVLSCFEFDLLEYLIRHSHQICSRGQMLMQLREAGTQISIRNIDSYIMMLRKKLKAAGADVDLIETVRGLGYRLKN; encoded by the coding sequence ATGAGAGTCCGCGTTTTTCAGATTGCATTGATCGAAGATGATCTTGCCTTTGCTTCGGCACTGCAAGAGCTGCTTGAAATGGAAAATTATCAGGTTTTTCATGCGGCTACTGGAGCCCAAGCGTATGCTTTACTACAGTCGCGGTCTTTTGATCTGATTATTTCTGATATGAATTTACCTGATATTCAAGGCATACACCTGATGAAGTTTATTCAAACCCAATTATTGAATCAAACGCCCTATCTTTTTCTTTCTGCCAAAAACGAAGAACTGGATATTGTCTTGGGCTTGGAGTTGGGGGCTGAAGATTATATTACCAAACCTGTTCAGGCCCCTGTTTTATTGGCTCGTATTCGCAAAATCCTTCAACGTTATTATCCTCTTTCACCCCAGCCAGAACATCTCGGACTGAGTTTTAGAGCTTTAAATTTGATTCCTGAAACCCGACAGGTTTTTTGGCAAGAAAATGAAATTGTATTGTCTTGCTTTGAGTTTGATTTACTGGAATATTTGATCCGACATTCGCATCAGATTTGTTCGCGCGGGCAGATGCTCATGCAACTGCGTGAAGCGGGTACTCAAATTTCAATTCGCAATATTGATTCTTATATTATGATGTTAAGAAAAAAACTGAAAGCTGCAGGAGCTGATGTGGATTTAATTGAAACCGTTCGTGGATTGGGCTATCGGCTCAAAAATTAA
- a CDS encoding flagellin, with amino-acid sequence MAIRINSNIASLNAQRNLGLSNQQLNKTLERLSSGLRINRAADDAAGLAVSEKLRTQIKGFTQAIANSQDAVNLIATAESGIDQTSQILQRIRELSIQAAGDTLVNSDRSKIQEEINQLRVELTRIAETTEFNTRKLLDGSIAQATFAEDASASIKQNVRVGDTSVTVPVLNDFISSANVSVTGATLDTAFQIKFVSWQTNATSPVSVALEVRSSLDGVITTINLGATATNPTSINLTVSGTTIGSIAINASNISLNDIGKTALVQITARRAAVTTDQGLTFHVGANEGQFLKMGVQDLRGKALRLETINILGTNDEDSRVKAQNAIGAVDTALDYVNTVRSRLGAFQNRVEYTIQNLQVSRENLTASESRIRDADIAMETANLTRAQILVQAGTAVLTQANIAPQSALSLLGR; translated from the coding sequence ATGGCTATTCGTATTAACTCGAATATTGCATCTCTCAATGCCCAGCGCAATCTGGGGCTCAGCAATCAACAGTTGAACAAAACCCTCGAAAGACTTTCTTCAGGCTTGAGAATCAATCGTGCAGCAGATGATGCTGCGGGTTTGGCCGTTTCAGAAAAGCTGCGCACTCAAATCAAGGGCTTTACACAAGCGATTGCAAACTCACAAGACGCAGTGAACCTCATTGCCACTGCAGAATCCGGCATTGATCAAACCTCTCAGATTTTGCAACGTATCCGTGAGCTGTCCATTCAAGCAGCTGGCGATACCTTGGTTAATTCAGACCGCTCCAAAATTCAGGAAGAAATTAACCAATTGCGTGTGGAACTTACCCGTATCGCAGAAACAACTGAATTCAATACCCGTAAATTATTGGATGGCTCGATCGCACAGGCCACATTTGCTGAAGATGCCTCTGCTTCAATCAAGCAAAATGTACGTGTCGGTGATACTTCAGTTACTGTACCTGTTCTTAATGATTTCATTAGTTCAGCAAATGTTTCTGTCACGGGCGCAACCCTCGATACAGCTTTCCAAATTAAATTTGTTTCCTGGCAAACAAATGCAACCTCTCCTGTCAGCGTAGCCTTGGAAGTACGCTCGTCTTTGGATGGGGTCATTACCACCATTAATTTGGGTGCCACCGCAACCAACCCCACCTCCATCAACCTGACAGTGAGCGGTACCACCATTGGTTCCATTGCTATTAACGCCAGCAATATTTCATTGAATGATATTGGCAAAACAGCCTTGGTACAAATTACGGCTCGCCGTGCAGCTGTCACCACCGATCAGGGCTTAACCTTCCACGTCGGCGCCAATGAAGGCCAGTTCCTGAAAATGGGTGTTCAAGATCTGCGCGGAAAAGCATTGCGTCTTGAAACCATCAATATTCTTGGCACAAATGATGAAGACAGCCGCGTAAAAGCCCAAAATGCAATTGGAGCAGTGGATACGGCTCTCGATTACGTCAATACGGTTCGCTCACGCCTTGGGGCGTTCCAGAATCGTGTTGAATACACGATTCAGAATCTCCAGGTATCTCGCGAGAACCTGACAGCTTCTGAATCACGCATTCGTGACGCAGATATCGCCATGGAGACTGCCAATCTGACCCGGGCACAAATTTTGGTTCAGGCCGGCACCGCAGTTCTGACCCAAGCCAATATTGCTCCACAGTCAGCACTCAGTCTGCTCGGTCGTTAA